The window TCACCGTGGCATTGAATGTCAGATCAGAACAGAAAACTGTATCACCCCGTTTAACCCCTGCCAGCCGAACGGCCAGATGCAACGCAGCGGTCCCGCATGAAAGAGCGACAGCATATTTCACCCCGACGAGTTCCGCAGCTGACCGTTCGAGCTCATTGACATTACTCCCGGCCGTCGTCATCCAATTTGTCTCGTACGCCTCCGTCATGTACTTCATCTCCTCCCCATGCATCGTCGGGGAAGAGAGCCAAATCTTCTTGGGAAACTTGGCAAAATGATTTTGAGTATTAAACATGAACGATATATATTTTTATATAAATATCATGATTTATTTAAAAGAGATTTATAAAAAGAAATCCATTCATTCGTCACTATATTACTTGAGAAATAATCTAAGACCCTTTGCCTGCCATTCGAACCCAATTTTATTCTCAGCTCAGGATCAGAATATAATCGCATCATCGCTATATATAAAGACTGGACATCTTTCACCTGGCATCGAATACCAGTTACCTCGTCAATCATAGCATCTGTTACTCCGTATGCATCACTACATATCACCGGCAACCCCAAACAAGAAGC of the Candidatus Margulisiibacteriota bacterium genome contains:
- a CDS encoding DegT/DnrJ/EryC1/StrS family aminotransferase — protein: MFNTQNHFAKFPKKIWLSSPTMHGEEMKYMTEAYETNWMTTAGSNVNELERSAAELVGVKYAVALSCGTAALHLAVRLAGVKRGDTVFCSDLTFNATV